Genomic window (Ferrovibrio sp. MS7):
GCAGATGCGCCGGTTCGGCACCAATATCGCGGCCATCGAAATGCAGGCTGCCCTGGCGCAGCGGCAGCAGCCGCGACACGGCGCGCAGCAGCGTGGTCTTGCCGGCACCATTGGCGCCAACCACCGCCACCAGGGCGCCGGCGGCGATTTCCAGGTCGATGCCATGCAGGATGGTGTTTTCGCCGATCGCAACATGCAGGTCGCGGGCTTTGAGAATGCTCATCACGCCTCCTGCCCGAGATAGGCGGTGATCACCGCCTCGTTGCGCTGCACCTCGGCCGGCGTGCCTTCGCCGATCTTGCGGCCGTAATCCAGCACCGATACGCGGTCGGACACGCCCATGACGAAAGTCATGTTGTGCTCGACCAGCAGGATCGTCACCCCGAGCGACTTCAAGCGGCGGATCACCGCCATGATTTCAATCATTTCGCCTTCATTGAGGCCAGCAATCGGCTCGTCCAACAGCAGCAAGGTCGGCTGCTGCGCCAGCGCGCGGGCCAGTTCGCAAAGTTTACGGTGGCCATAGGCGAGATCGCCCGGCAGCGAATCGGCAAACCGCTCGATGCCGAAAAAGGCCAACAGCCGCAGAGCCTCGGCGCGCTCGGCACGCGCCTCCTCGCCGCTGACCAGCCAGCGCAGCCAGCCCGTTACCATGCCCTGGCGGCGCCTGAGGCCGAGCATGACATTCTCAGCCACGCTAAGCGTGCCGATAAGCTGCAGGTTCTGAAAAGTGCGGGTAAGGCCATGCGCGGCGCGGCGATGCGCCGGCAGGCTGGTCACGTCCGTGCCCCGGTAGAGGATGCTGCCCTTGTTGGCGGCATAAAGCCCGGCGATGACATTGATCAGCGTGCTTTTGCCGGCGCCATTGGGGCCGATCAGGGCATGTACACTGCCCGGCATCACCTGGATCGAGACATCATTCACCGCCACCAGGCCGGCATAGGACTTGGTGACATTGCGCAGTTCCAGGATTGGCCCGGCATTATTCGCTGCTTCGATACGCGGCAGCTCCGCCTCGCCGGACTGCGCCGGTGCAGCTCCCCGCTTAGGCAACAGACGCTTGCGCAGGGATTCGAAGGCACCAGTGGCGCCGCCGGGGAAGAACAGCATCACGCCCAGCAGGATGCCGCCGAAGATGAAGTAGGAAATCTCATACAGGCCGGCGGTGAGCTGGTTCAACAGCACCAGTATCAGCGCACCGACCACGCCACCATAGGGGTGGCCCAGGCCACCGATCACCACGGCAATCAGCAGCGAGATTGAGCGATCGAGACCGAAGGCATCGCTGCTGATATAGCCGGACTGATGCACAAAGAAGAAGCCGGCCAGACCAGCCAGCAGGGCGGCGAAAACGAAAATGCCGGCACGCCAGAGCGCGGCATTGATGCCGACCGTGAGCGCGAAACTCTCGCTTTCCTTGATGGCATGCAGATTACGGCCGATACGCGACTGCATGATGTAGTCGTTGACCATCTGCACCAACAGCAGGGTGATACCGATGGCCCAGAGGAAATAGGTGGCGCCATTGCGGAAATCGCCGAAATTGAGCTGCGGCACGCCGATCAGGCCCATTGAACCGCCGGTAAGATCGACCCAGCGCTGTGCCAGGATTTCGACGATATAGCCAAAAGCCAGCGTGACCATGGCGAGGTAATGCGTCCGCGCCCGCAGAGCCACAAGACCGAGCAGCACGCCGGCAAGGCCGGCCAGCATCAGACCGACCGGCAGGCTGGCCCAGAGCGGCCAGCCATGTTTGGTCGCCAGCACACCGGAGCCATAGGCCGACAGCGCGAAGAAGCCGGCCTGGCCGAGCGAAAGCTGACCGGAAAGGCCGAGCAGGATATTCAGGCCGATGGCGGCGATGGCAATGATCGCGATATCGGTGCTGAGGTGGATGAAGAAGTCATTCGGCGCGAGATAGGGCAAGGCCAGAATGACGATCAGGGCAATGATATAGCGCAGGTGCCGCATGATACTCACCGCACATCCGCCTTGGCTTCACCGAACAGACCGGATGGCTTCACGATCAGCACCACCAGGGCCAGGATGAAAGGATAGAGGTCGCCAAAGGCAGAGTCGAAATAGTTCGAGAAGCCTTCCACCAGGCCGAAGGCGATGCCGGCGATCAGGATGCCGACCGGATTGACGAAGCCGCCGATGCTGACCACGGCAAAACCCTTGAGGATGAACAGCAGGCCCATATGTGCCTGCACCGTGGTGATCGGGCCGGCCAGGATGCCGCAGGTGGCGGCGAGCATCGCCATGATGGCATAGGAGCCGATCACGGCACGGCGTACATTGATGCCAAGCAGGGCTGCGGTGCTCTTGTCGAACGACACGGCGGCGATTTCCTTGCCCCAGCGGGCGCGGAACAGGAACCAGTAGAACACCGCCACTACCAGCAAGGCGATGCCGGCAACAATCAGTTCTTCCATGTAGAAGCCGGCGCCGAATACCTGCACCACCTTCTTGTCGCCGGCCGAGAAGAGCGGCGGCGAGTAGAAGCGCGACTTGCCCCAGATGAGCTGTGCGGCATTCTGCAACAGCATGCCGAAGCCCATGGTGGTGAGAATCCATGCCAGACTGCCGCCGCTGCCGGCGAGCTGTTTCTCCAGTGGCTTGATAGCGATGCGTTCCAGCAGCACACCCAAAGCCACCAGCAGCAACAGCACCAGCGGCACCACCGCCAGCAGCGGATAACCAGCGAGCAGCAGCGCCATGGCGGCAAAGGAGGCGATCATAAGGAAATCGCCCTGGCCAAAATTCAGCGCACGGGTGGTGAGAAATGTGATCAGCAGCCCCTTCCCCATCAGGGTATAGAGGCTGCCCATGGCGATGCCGGAAATCAGCACCTGGGTAAAATCAGTGAACTTCATCGCACCACGCCAGAACCGCAGGAACGGAAGTGGGCGGTGCCTGCCGTAATCGGCACACACCGCCCACCAGGGTTACTTCAGCTTGACCACGCGGCCATTGCGCCACACACCGAGGAACACGTTCTCGGCATCGAGGCATTCATGGTCCTTGGCGCCAAACGGCTTTGCCGGAGTGCCCGACACCGCCTTGAAGTCGTTGATATCCTCCAGCGCTTTCTGCAGCTTCAGCGGATCGGCGCCAGCCTTGTCGACGGCCTGCAGCAGCAGCTTCATGCCGTCGTAGCCCAGCGCGGCCACCACCGGCCAACGGTACTTGTCGCCATATTCGGCCTTCATTTTGGTATCGAAAGCCTGTGCCTTGGGATCGGCGAGATCGAGCGCCTGGCCCATCACCGTGCCTTCAATGGCTTCCTTGCCGACAATGTTGAGCACCATCTGCGACGACAGGCCCCAGTTGCCGGCAATCACCGGCTTGTAGTCGATCTTCGGCATGGAACGGTAGACCAGTTCCAGGCTGTCGTGGAACAGCAGCACCAGCTCGGCACCGGCATTCTTCAGCTTCAGCATCTGCGGCGTCAGGTCGGTGACATTTGGCGCGCCGCTTTCCACGGCCACCAGCTCCATGCCCCGCTCCTTCATGCCCTTCTGCACTTCACCTGCGGCAAACATGCCGTAGCCATTGGTGCCATGCAGCAGGCCGACTTTCTTGAACGACTTCACGCCCCAATCGAGCATCGCGTCGATCTGGAATTTCTCCACCATCGAGCAGCGGTAGATGAAGCTCGGCGACTGGTCGATGAATTTCGCCGTGATGTCGGTGGCAATGGCCGGGCCGGCCATCAGCGGAATCTTGGCCTGCTGCAGCATCGGCGCAAAAGCCGCGACATTGCCGCTGTTCACAGTGCCGATCACCGCCGAAACCTTGTCATTGGCGATCAGGCGCTGCACCAGCGACACCGCACGCTGCGGATTCGCTTCGTCGTTATAGACGATGAATTCGATCTTATGCTTCGGGTTGGCGGCGTTGTATTCCTTGAGCGCCATCTCGTTGCCCTGGAGATACGACTCGCCGAAATCGACGATTGCCGGGGCACCGCTCAGGCCCTGCACCGCGCCGATCCGCACTGTCTCGGCGCGAACATCGGCAGCACTCATCCACATCGAAAGCGCGGCAATACCCGCCGCGGAAAGGCTCAGCGCCTTGCTCATTCCCGTTTCCTCCGTTTTATGCCATCGGTGGCAAATCCAGGGGAACGCAACCGCTTCCTGAAAGTGAACCGTGGTTCACCAAGCGTAAATTATGGTTCTTGAAGAAAGCAATCGGAATCTTCGAACAATATTTGGTGCGACGCAGCATGGCGTTATATGTGCGCTACGGCGCGGAGTACCGGGCGTATGCAAATGGAATCAGCCTGCCGCATCGACTGAATGGCGCGGCGCCATTCAGTCACACAACCCTTAATCCGGTATTCGTGCTATTTCTTGCGCTTGAGTGTCGGCTTGCGCGCCGGTTGGGCGACGGCTTTTTGCGGTGCACGCAGACTGGCGGCAAAGACTTCCACCATGCCATCAGCGACTTCGCGGGCGCTCCATGCGCCCTTCGGATTATACCAGCGCGACAGCCAGTTCACCGATCCCATGATGGTAAGGATCGTCATGCGCGGGTCGCACTCCCGTATGCTGCCATCAGCAATGCCTTCGGTGACGAAGCCACGCAAGGTGCGCTCGAAATGATCGCGGCGGCGGGTGATTTCACGGCGCTGGTCGGTCTGCAATGCTTCCAGATCAGTCAGCGCGCCGCCGGTGATACTGCTATCGGCATAGGTGGCGAGGAAATGATGCAGGGCCAGTAGGGTCTTTTCCAGGCCGTCCTTGCCGTGGCGCTTGCCGTGGCGTAGCGCCGCCTCACCCAGATCCATGGTGTGGCAATGCTGGATGTAGAGGATCTCTTCCTTGCTGGAAATATAGCGATAGAGCGCGGCTTTTGTGACGCCGAGCGTGGCGGCGATATCCGCCATCGACGTGGTATGAAAGCCCTGGCGGCGGAAAGCATCGGCCGCCTTCTTGATCAAAACATCACGCTTGAGCTGATGCCGCTGTGCCGGATCCGGCACCACATTCCCCCAGGTCTTCTTACCCGCCATGCCGCCTGCCACTCTTATCGGTTCTTGTTCTGCGGACCATAAAGCCTTGGCAGCACGCTGTCTATTCGCCAGGATGGCGCCCCCTGGACAGAATAAAAACGGAGGAAACATCATGTCCGACGATATCCTGTATGAAAGCCACGGCGCGGTTCGGCTGATCACCATCAACCGCGCGGCGAAGATGAACTCCCTCGATTTTGCCGCGAATGATGCGCTGGTGGAGGCATTTCAGCGTTTCGATGCCGACCAGGAAGCTCGGGTCGCGGTACTCACCGGGGCCGGCGACAAGGCCTTCTGCGCCGGCGCCGACCTCAAGACCTACACGATGAATTTCGGCACCAGCCCACAGCCGGCTTTCCGCGAGCGCTACACCAACGGGCTTGGCATCGGCGGCATCACCCGTGGCCTGGAGATCTTCAAGCCAATCGTGGCGGCGGTGAACGGCTTCGCTATCTCCGGCGGCTTCGAGATCGCACTGGCCTGCGATATCCGCTTTGCCTCACCGAATGCGGCATTCGCCATCCAGGATGTGAAATGGGGCTTCCATCCTTGCGATGGGGCATTGATCCGCTTGCCCTATATCATCGGCCTTGGCAATGCGATGGAGATGTTCCTCTCTGGCGACCGCATCGATGCCGAACATGCGCTACGCATCGGCCTGGTCAACCGCGTATTGCCGGCGGAGAAGCTGCTGGAGGAAACCATGGCATATGCCGCGAAGCTGGCGAGCCGTGGCCCGCTGGCGCAGCGCTTCGGCAAGGAAGTGATGCTGCGCAGCCTGGGGCGGCCACCGGAGGATGGGCTGCGTTTCGAGTCGCGCTCCTTCCGTGACCTCGGCGACACCGCCGATATCAAGGAAGGCACCGACAGCTTCCGCGAGAAGCGCGAGGCGCGCTTTATCGGCCGTTAGCCGCGTTTCGGCGGGCGCGGTCCCCAGATATTGCCGCGCCCGGTGAAGCCGCCATCCACGGTCACGACCGTGCCGCTAACATAGGCGGCGCGCTCGGAGACCATGAAGGCCACCACATCGGCGATTTCTTCCGGCGTCGCGGCGCGTCCGATGGGCAGGAAATCGAGCAACTCCTGCCAGCGTTCGGCATCGCCCAGCACGTCGGCGGCCCGCGGTCTCAACAAGCTGACCAGACGATCCGTCGCCACCAGGCCGGGATTGACTGCCAGCACCCGGATACCCTGCTCCACACTTTCGCCGCCGAGCGCACGGGTGAAAGCCATCAGCGCGGCATTGCCGGTGCTGCCGGCGATATAGGGGCCATCCGGCCGCTCGCCGGCCATGCCGATGACATTGAGGATGGTACCCTGGCGCCGCGCCGCCATGGCGCGATAAACCGCGCGCGTAAGGTTGATATAGCCAAAGACCTTGAGGTCCCAGGCGGCACGCCAGGTCGGCTCATCCACCGCCAGCAGGTCGCCACCCGGAATGCTGCCGGCATTGTTGATCAGGATATCCAGATGCCCGGCATCTGCCGCCAACTGCTCCGCCACACCCGGCGCCCCGACATCGGCGGCGATGATTTCAACCCGGCCATTATAGCGCGCATGCAGCGCCTGCTGCGCCCCAGCCAATGCCGCGCCCGATCGCCCGACCAGCAGCAGATCGCAGCCCTCTTCGGCTAGAACCCTGGCCGTCGCCAGGCCGATACCCTTGGAGCCGCCGGTGATCAGGGCGCGGCGCCCACGCAATTGCAGATCCATGTTCCCTCCCAGCGCCCGCCGCATTCGGCGACAAGCGTCATGCGGCTATATAGCGCGCTCGGCAGGAAACAGGAAAGAGTGCCAGCTCAGTATCAACTCTTGGGGCGAGGCCCCCAGGCACCGCCGCTCTGGCTGACGATCGGCCCGAGCTGCGCGTAATTCGGCCCGGCGATGCGGCAGATCGGCTGCAGCCGCTCGGTGCGGATCTTGCCGCTTTCATAGAGATCGTCGCGAATATGGAAGCAGACCACCTCGCCGACATGGAACTCAGTGCAGGCGGTGCCGAACTCGATCAACTGGCTGAAGCGGCATTCCAGGCTGACCGGCACATCGCGCAGGCGCGGCGCCGCGATACATTCGCCGGGCAACGTGGCCAGGCCCAGCTCCTCCACCTCGCTCACCTCGGTGGGGTACTCGAACGAGCTGGCATGCACTGTGGCGATCATACTGTCATTGGCGATATTGACAGTGAATTCGCCGCGCTCGCGGATATTCCGGGCGGTATCCTTGAGTCGCAGCTTGTCACCGCGCCCGATGCTGATGCCGAGCATCGGCGGTTCGCTGGAAACAAAGGTGAAGCAACTGAACGGCGCCAGGTTGACATGGCCGGCTTCACTCAAAGAAGTGACCCAGGCAATCGGCCGCGGCACCACCACGCCGGTAAGCAGCTTGTAGGTCTGGTCGCGATCGATATCGCTCGGCAGGATACGCATTGTCTACCCCTCAGCTCGCCATCGCCATATGCCGCACCACCTTCTCGGCGGTGATCGGCAGGTCCGAAACACGGCAGGCAGCGGCAGCCACCGCATTTGCTAGAGCCGCCGGCGGTTCGATCACCGGCGGCTCGCCCACGCCCTTGGCGCCAAAGGGGCCGACCTCGCTCGGACATTCCACCAGGATGGAGCGCACGCGCGGTGCGTCCATTGCCGTCGGCATCTTGTAATCGGTGAGGTTGGCATTCGCCACATGGCCGTCGCGGTAGACGATCTCTTCCGACAAGGCCTGGCCGATACCCTGCATCACGCCGCCCTCGATCTGGCCCTCGATATAGAGCGGGTTGATGGCGAAGCCGACATCCTGCGCCACGACATAGTCATTGATCTGGATTTCGCCGGTCTCTTGATCGACCGAGACATCCACGGCATGGGCATGGAAGCTCGGCGAATTCAGCGTGGTGATCACCAGGTTGCGGCCGCGCTTCGGATCGTAGGGCGTCGGCGGCGCGATGAAGGTGCCATGGGCAATCAGGCCGCCGCCGGATAATTGCAGCGCTTTGGCGATTTCCGCCAGCGTGATCGACTTGTCGCCGCCGCTGACCACGCCATCAACCAGACTGAGGCCTTCGGCAGGCACACCGAGCTTCGGCGCCGCCGCCTGGAATATCTGCTGGCGCAGTTTCTCCACGGCATTGATGCAGGCATTGCCGACCGCAAAGGCGGTGCGGCTGCCCTGGGCGCCATGGTCGAACGGCGTCGCGGTGCTGTCGGCGCTGACGATATCGATATCATCAAGCTTCACACCCAATGCTTCGGCCAGCACCTGGGCGGCGCCGGTGAGCGCACCGGTGCCGATTTCGGCACAGCCGGTATTCATCACCACCTTACCTTCGGGGTTGATCTTGACATAGACGCCCGAAGAGCCGGAGGTTGTGGTCCACCAGCCGCAGGCTAGGCCCTTGCCACGTCCGTTGCCGTCACGGCGCTGCGACCAGCCAATGGCATCGGCGGCCTTGCGCAGGCATTCCTCCAGGCTGACCTTGGCCACCACCTGGCCGTTCGGCGCCGTATCGCCATCGCGCAGGATATTGCGCAGGCGGAATTCCAGCGGATCCAGGCCGATGCCGGCGGCGATAATGTCCATCTGCGATTCGACGGCGAAATTCGCCTGCGGCCCGGAAGGCGCGCGGAACGAGCCGGTCGGCGCCTTGTTGGTGTAGACCGCCAGGCCCTCGATGGAGATGTTCGGAATGCGGTAGGGACCAGCCAGGATCAGGGCAGAGCTGGAACCGACACCGACGCCGGAGCCGGACGTGGCCCCAGTATCGACAATGATGCGGCCCTGCTTTGCCAGAATCCGACCGTCTCGGCTGACGCCGGTTTTCAGTTCGATCACCACCGGCTGGCGCGAATAGGCGGTGGCCATCTCTTCTTCGGTGGTGGTCACCATCTTCACCGGCCGGCCGCAGGCTTTCGCCATCACCGCGACATAATGCTCGACCCCAAGGCGCAGCTTGCCGCCGAAACCGCCGCCGATCACGGTGCAGATCACCCGCACCTGGGCCGCCGGCACTTTCAGGATTTCGGCCAGCGTGCTTTGCGCCTCAAAGGGCAACTGCGTGTTGGACCAGACTGTAAAGCGCCCATCGCGATCCCACTGCGCCACTGCGGCGCGCGGCTCGGTATAGCCGGGATGCACCATGTTGGTGGTGAAGCGGTTGGTGAAAATATGATCCGAAGCAGCAAAGCCGGCTTCGATGTCACCGACCGACAGCAGCGACTGGTTCGATACATTGCCCTGGCGCAGCACGGTCGGCATCGCCTGGTATCCCAGCAAATCCGGATGCACCAGCGGCGCATTGGCCTGCAAAGCCACTTCGACATCGAATACCGCCGGCAGCGGCTCATACTCGATCTCGATAGCCGCAGCGGCAGCTTCTGCCTCGGCGGCGCTACGCGCCACCACGCCGGCAATCGGCTGGCCGACATGGCGTACGGTATCGAGGGCGAATACCTCCATATCCTTGATGAAGGAGCCATAGCGCGCACAGGGCACATCCGCCGCCGTGACGATGGCGCGCACGCCGGGCATCTGGCGTGCTTTATCCAGGCGCAGGGCACGGATGCGGGCATGCGGCACCGTGCTGCGGCAGAGTTTGCCATGCAGCATACCAGGCAGGGCAAAATCCGTGCCGTAGATTGCGCGGCCCGTCACCTTGCCCATTGCATCGAAGCGCGGCAGGGACTTGCCCACCACCTTGTAATCAGACGCCATCACTGCCTCGCTGCCTGGCCCAAACCGCGGCGCGGCTCAGGTAATCCGTTTCACACCCACCATACGGTCGATCAGCAGCACGAAGGCGGTGGTGCCGATCATCATCAGCGCCGCGATGGCCGAAACCGTCGGATCGACGCGGCTTTCGATATAGAAGTAGATTTCCACCGGCAGGGTGGAGTTGCTTTGCGACAGAAAGGCCGTCGCGGTGAAGTTGTCGAACGACACCACGAAACAGAAGAAGCTGGCGGCGAAGATACCGGTCTTGATCTGCGGCAGCGTGACGAGGAAGAAAGCCTTGAACGGCGAGGCGCCAAGCCCGACAGCCGCCTCTTCCAGCGTCGGGCTGATCCGGGCCAGCGAGGCGCGGATCACGCGCACGGCGTAAGGCAGGGTCAGCACGCAATGCAGGATTACCAGATTGGTGGATTTCTCGATGAAATCGGTGCGGGCGGCAAAGATCAGGAAGGACAGGCCGACAATCACCTGCGGCACGATCAGCGGCGACATCAGCACCGCGTCTATGGCTTCGCGGCCACGGAAGCGGTAGCGGGTGAGCGCCAGGGCCGACAAGGTGCCGAGCGTCATGGCACAGACGCCGGAAATCAACGCCAGCGCAATCGAGCGGTAGAAGGGCAGCTTGAAATCCGGCTGATTGAACACATTCTCGAACCATTTCAGCGAGAATCCATCCGGCGGGAATGTGGCACGGGTGGTGGAACTGAAGGCGCTGAAGAAAGTGATGACCAGCGGCGCCGTGATCCACAGCAGGACCACCACAGCAATCACCGTGCTGACACGATAGAGCGGATCGCTGCTATTCACGGCGCTCCTCATCGGTTGCCTCCCGGCAGCAAACGTGCGCCGATACTGTTGATACCGAATACCACCGTCAGGCTGATCAGCAGTGTGACCACGGCAGCCGTGCCGGACAGCGCGTAATTGAAGCCGACAATGGCCTGGTCGTAGATCAGGTTGCCAATCATCTTGAAGATGCTGCCGCCGAGCAGCGACGGCGTCAGGTAGGCTGTGAAGCAGAAGACGAAGGAGAGCACGGTGCCGCCGACCACGCCGGGCGCGCTGAGCGGCAGGGTGACGCGCAGGAAGGCCTGCAGCGGCGTGGCGCCAAGGCTGCGCGCAGCCTCTTCATAGCGGCTACTGACATTCTGCAGCACCGAGCTGATCGGGAATACCATCAACGGCAGCGCCGAGGCGAACAGGCCGATGGCAACGCCGAGTTCATTATACATCAGCTTTACCGGCGCATCGATCAGGCCCATTGCCTTGAGGCCACGATTGATCACGCCATTGTTGCCGAGCATCAGCATCCAGCCATACATCTTCACGACATAGATCGAGAAAAACTGGATCGCCAAGGTAAGGGTGATGAAAGTGGCGAAGCGGCGGCTGCCCCGGCTCATCACATAAGCGATGGGGTAGCCAGCCAGCAGCACGATCAGCGTGACATAGCTGGCTATACGCACCGAACGCCACAGGTAGGTGCGGAAATGACCATCAGCGGCGAAGCTGACAAAATTGGCAAGAGTGAAATCGCCGGCAGCATTACGCATACTCAGCGACAGCACAGTGGTGAGCGCCGCAAAGAAGAAGACCAGCAGGATGAGGGCCGGGCCGACAAGCAGCAGGGGCCGCAAATTCCAGCGCATTAAATCTCCTCCTTCGCGACGCTCATATTCACCTTACTGGATCACTTCACGGTCATACTGGCTGATGATGGTCGACATATTGTCGGCCATGTGGCCGTAATCCATCGGATAGGCGCCGTCCAGATTGCTCAGGATCGACTGCACCACTTCCGGGCCCTTGGCCTTCTTGTTGGCCGGCAGCGCGCCGAAGGCTTCGGCAAGCTGTGCCTGCACCGGCTCGGAGAGCAGGAAGTTGACAAAATCCTCGGACTGTTTGACGCGCGGGCCGGCGACGATGGTGAGCGGGGTTTCCGCCACCAGCAGCGGCTTGCTCGGCACCACGAAACCGTAATTGCTGCCCGGCTTGATATAGCTGATCACGTTCGGCAGCACACCCCAGGCGATCAGGCCGACTTCACCGGCTTCGAGCAGGCGGATCGACTGCACGTTGTTGGTGAAGAAAGTGACGATGCTGGGCCGCAGCGTCTTCAGCTTGGCATAGCCCGGCGCCAGGTTCTTTTCACTGCCACCGGCCAGCAAGGCCGCCATGGTGGGGAAGTAACCCGGATCGAAGCTGGCCGCCGGCGCGCCGATCTTGCCCTTCAGGCGGGGGTCCCACAGGTCTTCCCACTTGGTCGGCTCGAACGGCACCAGATCCTTGCGATAGAAGATGCCGCGCAGCGACACCCAGGCGGTAACGCCATGGGAGAAGATCAGCGGCGCATTAATATTGGCGGTGTTAGGGATGCGCGCCTTGTCGATCGGCACTATCACGCCTTCCTTCACCGCGCGCTGGTAGTTGATCATGTTGGTGGACCAGATATCCACCTCGGGCTTCGCCTTCTGGGCGATGAGACGGGCAACGCCTGCCTCGCCGGCACCCTGGGCCACGACGCTGACCGGCTGCTTGGTCATTGCCTCGTAATCCTTGGCCAGCTTCTCGAAGGTCTGCTGCCACACGCCGCCCCAGGTCATGAAGACCAGCGGCTTTTCCTGCGCCGTGGCGCCGAAACTGAACGTCATGCCGGCCAATGCGGCCGCCAGCGCGAATTTCTTGATCATCGTTGTCCCCTTCATGGCCCTGCTCCTTTGTTGCTATCGGCGAATACTGGTTGTTGTCCTACAATCCCTGTTCGTCCCTTCGACGCTTTATGGTCGCACCTGTGCCATCTGGCGGGCGGCGCGCCCGACGGCATCGACAATTTTCTGATAACCAGTGCAACGGCAGAGCGTGCCGGCGAGGCCCTCGCGGATCGCCGCCTCGTCAGGCAGCGGATTGGCGTCCAGCAAAGCCTTGGCGCTGAGCAGCATGCCGGGAATACAATAGCCGCATTGCACCGCGCCGCCCTCGATGAAGGCCAGCTGCAGCGGATGCAGTTCGCCGCCCTGCGCCAATCCTTCGATGGTGGTGACGGAACTGCCCTGGCATTGCAGCGCCAGGGTGATGCAGGAATTCACCGCTTTGCCATCCAGCAGCACGGTGCAGACGCCGCATTCCGCTTCCAGGCAGTTGGTCTTGGTGCCGGTGAGGCCGAATTCCTCGCGTAGCAATTCCAGCAGTGACATGCCGGCGGGAATCTCCGCGTCGTAGCGCTCGCCGTTGATGGTGAGAGACAGGGCGTGGCGACTCATGGCGCCAACCTTTCCAGACAGGCCATGACGGCGCGCGGCACCAGTGCGGCGATCAGCCGGCG
Coding sequences:
- a CDS encoding branched-chain amino acid ABC transporter ATP-binding protein/permease, whose translation is MRHLRYIIALIVILALPYLAPNDFFIHLSTDIAIIAIAAIGLNILLGLSGQLSLGQAGFFALSAYGSGVLATKHGWPLWASLPVGLMLAGLAGVLLGLVALRARTHYLAMVTLAFGYIVEILAQRWVDLTGGSMGLIGVPQLNFGDFRNGATYFLWAIGITLLLVQMVNDYIMQSRIGRNLHAIKESESFALTVGINAALWRAGIFVFAALLAGLAGFFFVHQSGYISSDAFGLDRSISLLIAVVIGGLGHPYGGVVGALILVLLNQLTAGLYEISYFIFGGILLGVMLFFPGGATGAFESLRKRLLPKRGAAPAQSGEAELPRIEAANNAGPILELRNVTKSYAGLVAVNDVSIQVMPGSVHALIGPNGAGKSTLINVIAGLYAANKGSILYRGTDVTSLPAHRRAAHGLTRTFQNLQLIGTLSVAENVMLGLRRRQGMVTGWLRWLVSGEEARAERAEALRLLAFFGIERFADSLPGDLAYGHRKLCELARALAQQPTLLLLDEPIAGLNEGEMIEIMAVIRRLKSLGVTILLVEHNMTFVMGVSDRVSVLDYGRKIGEGTPAEVQRNEAVITAYLGQEA
- a CDS encoding branched-chain amino acid ABC transporter permease; translated protein: MKFTDFTQVLISGIAMGSLYTLMGKGLLITFLTTRALNFGQGDFLMIASFAAMALLLAGYPLLAVVPLVLLLLVALGVLLERIAIKPLEKQLAGSGGSLAWILTTMGFGMLLQNAAQLIWGKSRFYSPPLFSAGDKKVVQVFGAGFYMEELIVAGIALLVVAVFYWFLFRARWGKEIAAVSFDKSTAALLGINVRRAVIGSYAIMAMLAATCGILAGPITTVQAHMGLLFILKGFAVVSIGGFVNPVGILIAGIAFGLVEGFSNYFDSAFGDLYPFILALVVLIVKPSGLFGEAKADVR
- a CDS encoding ABC transporter substrate-binding protein; amino-acid sequence: MSKALSLSAAGIAALSMWMSAADVRAETVRIGAVQGLSGAPAIVDFGESYLQGNEMALKEYNAANPKHKIEFIVYNDEANPQRAVSLVQRLIANDKVSAVIGTVNSGNVAAFAPMLQQAKIPLMAGPAIATDITAKFIDQSPSFIYRCSMVEKFQIDAMLDWGVKSFKKVGLLHGTNGYGMFAAGEVQKGMKERGMELVAVESGAPNVTDLTPQMLKLKNAGAELVLLFHDSLELVYRSMPKIDYKPVIAGNWGLSSQMVLNIVGKEAIEGTVMGQALDLADPKAQAFDTKMKAEYGDKYRWPVVAALGYDGMKLLLQAVDKAGADPLKLQKALEDINDFKAVSGTPAKPFGAKDHECLDAENVFLGVWRNGRVVKLK
- a CDS encoding TetR/AcrR family transcriptional regulator, whose translation is MAGKKTWGNVVPDPAQRHQLKRDVLIKKAADAFRRQGFHTTSMADIAATLGVTKAALYRYISSKEEILYIQHCHTMDLGEAALRHGKRHGKDGLEKTLLALHHFLATYADSSITGGALTDLEALQTDQRREITRRRDHFERTLRGFVTEGIADGSIRECDPRMTILTIMGSVNWLSRWYNPKGAWSAREVADGMVEVFAASLRAPQKAVAQPARKPTLKRKK
- a CDS encoding enoyl-CoA hydratase/isomerase family protein, producing MSDDILYESHGAVRLITINRAAKMNSLDFAANDALVEAFQRFDADQEARVAVLTGAGDKAFCAGADLKTYTMNFGTSPQPAFRERYTNGLGIGGITRGLEIFKPIVAAVNGFAISGGFEIALACDIRFASPNAAFAIQDVKWGFHPCDGALIRLPYIIGLGNAMEMFLSGDRIDAEHALRIGLVNRVLPAEKLLEETMAYAAKLASRGPLAQRFGKEVMLRSLGRPPEDGLRFESRSFRDLGDTADIKEGTDSFREKREARFIGR
- a CDS encoding short-chain dehydrogenase/reductase; the protein is MDLQLRGRRALITGGSKGIGLATARVLAEEGCDLLLVGRSGAALAGAQQALHARYNGRVEIIAADVGAPGVAEQLAADAGHLDILINNAGSIPGGDLLAVDEPTWRAAWDLKVFGYINLTRAVYRAMAARRQGTILNVIGMAGERPDGPYIAGSTGNAALMAFTRALGGESVEQGIRVLAVNPGLVATDRLVSLLRPRAADVLGDAERWQELLDFLPIGRAATPEEIADVVAFMVSERAAYVSGTVVTVDGGFTGRGNIWGPRPPKRG
- a CDS encoding flavin reductase family protein; the encoded protein is MRILPSDIDRDQTYKLLTGVVVPRPIAWVTSLSEAGHVNLAPFSCFTFVSSEPPMLGISIGRGDKLRLKDTARNIRERGEFTVNIANDSMIATVHASSFEYPTEVSEVEELGLATLPGECIAAPRLRDVPVSLECRFSQLIEFGTACTEFHVGEVVCFHIRDDLYESGKIRTERLQPICRIAGPNYAQLGPIVSQSGGAWGPRPKS